A stretch of Megalobrama amblycephala isolate DHTTF-2021 linkage group LG14, ASM1881202v1, whole genome shotgun sequence DNA encodes these proteins:
- the LOC125244514 gene encoding butyrophilin subfamily 2 member A1-like, protein MNLHNFIIMSILLMISEGFQVKGPSGPLVVPLGGSVVLNCSVDKPLLMEGLEVEWRRADSEILVHLFQDGMSRSEARHQDYHDRAHFFTEEIRHGNFSLLLNSVRAEDEGKYRCKVHSDQESDETVVEIKAERLIVSGSNRSISAYAGEDITLSCSVDSHIPPEEIEEVSWKKKDKDELILVLLYQNHTIEADSAYERYRDRAEFFTDEIPKGNFSIRLKNVRNEDKGVYMCHVFARGLSVNATVVLEQLVNISVVFRFFYVTHNGVDSLHYCIWIYTSALLSNLLQITR, encoded by the exons atgAACCTACATAATTTCATTATTATGTCAATACTGCTGATGATCTCAGAGG GCTTTCAGGTGAAAGGTCCCTCTGGTCCTCTGGTTGTTCCTCTTGGAGGTTCAGTGGTTCTGAACTGTTCTGTTGATAAACCCTTACTAATGGAGGGTCTGGAAGTAGAATGGAGAAGAGCAGACTCCGAGATTCTGGTGCATCTGTTTCAAGATGGTATGAGTAGATCAGAGGCCCGGCACCAGGATTATCATGATAGAGCTCATTTCTTTACTGAGGAGATTCGACATGGAAACTTCTCCCTCCTGTTGAACAGTGTGAGAGCTGAAGATGAGGGAAAATACAGATGTAAAGTCCACAGTGACCAGGAGTCTGATGAAACTGTGGTTGAAATAAAAGCTG AGCGTTTGATAGTATCAGGATCAAATCGCTCCATATCTGCATATGCGGGTGAGGACATCACTCTGAGCTGCTCTGTGGACTCTCACATCCCACCTGAAGAGATTGAAGAGGTTTCATGGAAGAAAAaagataaagatgaattaatccTGGTTCTCCTCTACCAAAACCATACGATTGAAGCCGATTCAGCATATGAGCGATATAGAGACAGAGCTGAGTTTTTTACGGATGAAATCCCCAAAGGAAACTTCTCCATCAGACTGAAGaatgtcagaaatgaagacaaaGGAGTTTACATGTGTCATGTGTTTGCTAGAGGTTTATCAGTCAATGCAACTGTAGTATTAGAACAACTGG TAAATATCTCTGTTGTTTTCAGGTTTTTCTACGTTACACATAATGGTGTTGATTCTCTGCATTACTGCATCTGGATCTACACTTCTGCTCTGCTGTCTAATCTACTGCAGATCACAAGATAA